A genomic stretch from Antarcticibacterium flavum includes:
- the recN gene encoding DNA repair protein RecN has protein sequence MLTALSIKNYALIEDIKIDLQQGLTIITGETGAGKSIMLGALGLLLGKRADYSVIKKDQNKCVIEGTFKVANYNLKGFFEREDLDYEETTIVRREILASGKSRAFINDTPVTLPVLVKLGDLLIDIHGQHQTLSLGENIYQFQVLDVLAQNRELLTPYKAELRSLRKLEQQLTELKEEQARAIKEHDYNLFLVTELEEAKLKAGMLEELEERFEELNNVEVLTEHLGSALEQVRQEEIGSVATLKNARMALSKISGLSAGYENLYERVQSVIIELDDIEQELENSLDRIEANPEELEEVNAKLQLLYNLQKKHAASTVEELLEITSALREKVDMTENAEANLEKLQKDIQHKKEELSKIAGEIHKQRAGVIPGFTKDVEKIIGDLGMPNARLKIELELQKEFFANGQDQLSWYLSANKGGNFTDIKKAASGGELSRIMLAVKSILATQSKLPTIIFDEIDTGVSGDIAQKMGDILQKMGSSMQVISITHLPQIAGKGSSHFKIFKQDEANTTVTKIRELSTGERIEELAMMLGGDTRSESAMAHARALLN, from the coding sequence TTGCTCACAGCACTTTCTATAAAGAATTACGCTCTTATTGAAGATATTAAGATCGATCTTCAGCAGGGGTTGACTATAATTACCGGGGAAACCGGTGCAGGAAAATCTATCATGTTAGGAGCCCTGGGTCTACTCCTTGGCAAGAGGGCAGATTACAGCGTCATTAAAAAGGACCAGAATAAATGTGTGATAGAAGGCACCTTCAAAGTAGCCAATTATAACCTTAAAGGTTTTTTTGAACGGGAAGACCTGGATTATGAAGAGACCACCATCGTAAGGCGGGAGATCCTGGCTTCAGGGAAGTCCCGTGCCTTTATAAATGATACTCCGGTTACGCTCCCTGTGCTGGTAAAGCTGGGCGATCTACTCATTGATATCCACGGGCAGCACCAAACCCTTAGCCTTGGAGAAAATATTTACCAATTCCAGGTTTTGGATGTGCTGGCCCAAAACAGGGAATTACTAACCCCATACAAAGCAGAACTTAGATCCCTTCGAAAACTGGAACAACAGCTCACAGAACTAAAGGAGGAGCAGGCCAGGGCGATAAAGGAACATGATTATAACCTCTTTTTGGTGACAGAGCTGGAGGAGGCAAAACTCAAAGCAGGAATGCTGGAGGAGCTGGAAGAGCGGTTTGAGGAACTCAACAATGTAGAGGTGCTTACAGAGCATCTTGGCAGCGCCCTTGAGCAGGTAAGGCAGGAAGAGATAGGTAGTGTAGCCACTCTGAAAAATGCGAGGATGGCCCTTTCTAAAATTTCAGGCCTCTCTGCGGGCTATGAAAATCTCTATGAAAGGGTACAGAGTGTTATAATTGAACTGGATGATATTGAACAGGAACTGGAAAATTCGCTGGATAGGATCGAAGCCAATCCCGAAGAGCTGGAAGAAGTAAATGCTAAACTTCAGCTTCTCTATAATTTGCAAAAGAAGCATGCGGCCTCAACTGTAGAGGAGCTGCTGGAGATCACTTCGGCATTGCGGGAAAAAGTAGATATGACTGAAAATGCTGAGGCAAACCTGGAAAAACTTCAGAAGGACATTCAGCATAAAAAGGAAGAGCTTTCGAAAATAGCCGGTGAGATCCATAAGCAACGTGCCGGGGTTATTCCTGGCTTTACAAAGGATGTAGAAAAGATTATAGGAGACCTTGGAATGCCAAATGCGAGGTTGAAGATAGAGTTGGAACTTCAAAAAGAGTTCTTTGCCAATGGGCAGGATCAATTAAGCTGGTATCTTTCTGCCAATAAGGGAGGAAACTTTACCGATATTAAAAAAGCGGCCTCGGGTGGAGAACTTTCAAGGATCATGCTGGCGGTGAAGAGCATCCTGGCAACCCAAAGCAAACTACCCACCATAATTTTTGACGAAATTGACACCGGGGTTTCCGGGGATATAGCTCAAAAAATGGGGGATATTCTTCAAAAGATGGGAAGCAGTATGCAGGTGATCTCTATTACCCATCTCCCGCAAATCGCCGGCAAAGGCAGTAGCCATTTTAAGATATTCAAACAGGATGAAGCCAATACCACTGTAACTAAAATAAGGGAATTAAGCACTGGTGAACGTATAGAGGAACTGGCTATGATGCTTGGCGGGGATACCAGGAGCGAGAGTGCAATGGCACACGCAAGGGCGCTACTCAATTAA
- the porD gene encoding type IX secretion system protein PorD translates to MNRILLFLGLIFLPFLVQAQELNCEVVVNADQTGQANLAVFRTMQRSLSEFINQTTWTNRDFEASERINCSVFINITSFDNESFTGTIQVQSSRPVFGSSMVTSVFNFNDEQLDFNYREFEPLVYSQNSYSSNLVSVISFYVYTILGLDADTFELNGGTRFYEEANRVVTTAQQGNMRGWRGSDGNRSRYRLNTDLLSNAFAGYRAALYEYHRVGLDIMHKDTGAGKQAVANAIVGLQDLNQSRPNSLLMRVFFDAKAREIEQIFSGGPQVPVTGVVTALNRIAPNYSENWRRIQP, encoded by the coding sequence ATGAATAGAATCCTGCTTTTCTTAGGGCTTATTTTTCTCCCGTTCCTGGTGCAGGCACAGGAGCTTAACTGTGAAGTGGTGGTAAATGCAGATCAAACAGGGCAGGCCAATTTGGCGGTCTTTCGCACTATGCAGCGCAGCCTTTCAGAATTCATAAATCAAACTACCTGGACCAACCGGGACTTTGAAGCAAGTGAACGTATTAACTGCAGTGTCTTCATCAATATTACCAGTTTTGACAATGAATCCTTTACCGGGACCATACAGGTACAGTCCTCAAGGCCGGTATTTGGTTCCTCCATGGTGACCTCTGTTTTTAATTTTAATGACGAACAGCTGGATTTTAACTACAGGGAATTTGAACCCCTGGTTTACAGCCAGAATAGCTATTCCTCCAATCTCGTATCTGTCATATCTTTTTATGTCTACACCATCCTGGGACTGGATGCAGATACATTTGAGCTTAATGGCGGCACACGCTTTTATGAAGAGGCGAACCGGGTGGTCACAACAGCGCAGCAGGGAAATATGCGCGGCTGGCGAGGATCAGACGGGAACCGCTCCAGGTACAGGTTAAATACAGATCTATTATCGAATGCCTTTGCTGGTTACCGGGCGGCTCTTTATGAATATCACCGGGTGGGGCTGGATATTATGCATAAGGATACCGGTGCGGGAAAACAGGCGGTGGCAAATGCCATTGTTGGGCTGCAGGATTTAAATCAAAGCCGGCCAAACTCGCTTCTTATGAGAGTATTCTTTGATGCCAAGGCCAGGGAAATTGAGCAGATATTTTCCGGTGGGCCACAGGTGCCTGTAACCGGTGTTGTAACTGCCCTCAACAGGATCGCGCCCAACTATTCAGAAAACTGGCGCAGGATACAACCTTAA
- a CDS encoding CdaR family protein — protein sequence MVKKKSKPSKQWIKKGPLKTFLFFLGFSAVIWVFVQFSKQYTVPVEVPVNYVNVPKDKILEETRPGALELRMRDNGFNIARYRLFPPELNIDLSEARVEENSLVYELEQQKQAIVSQLNLSYENTAFLQQEIRITFEQKAVKTVNVVSNIELGFAVGYSALEEINLEPDTVRVSGPASILDTLQQVGTRAIKINNINRDITGTVNLETRGLENITFFEDEVTYSLRTDKFTEGKVEIPIEVINVPGDQNVVIFPKEVALFYQVSLKDFEKVKPSSFKVVVDFEQALASEGFLLAQVLEKPSFVNNVRLNERRIQFVIRR from the coding sequence ATGGTAAAGAAGAAGAGTAAACCTTCTAAACAATGGATCAAAAAGGGGCCTTTGAAAACCTTCCTTTTTTTTCTCGGGTTTTCAGCAGTAATCTGGGTATTTGTGCAATTTTCTAAACAGTATACCGTGCCGGTGGAGGTCCCGGTCAATTATGTGAATGTGCCCAAAGACAAGATCCTGGAGGAAACCAGGCCAGGGGCTCTGGAACTTAGAATGCGGGACAACGGGTTCAACATTGCACGCTACAGGCTTTTTCCACCAGAACTTAACATTGATCTAAGTGAGGCCAGGGTGGAGGAGAATTCCCTTGTATATGAGCTGGAGCAACAAAAGCAGGCGATAGTCTCCCAACTAAATCTCTCCTATGAAAATACCGCATTTTTGCAGCAGGAAATAAGGATCACTTTTGAACAAAAAGCTGTGAAGACTGTAAATGTGGTTTCAAATATAGAACTTGGATTCGCCGTGGGATATTCTGCCCTGGAAGAGATAAACCTCGAGCCGGATACTGTTCGGGTGAGTGGTCCTGCAAGTATATTAGACACTCTGCAACAGGTTGGTACAAGGGCAATAAAGATCAATAATATTAACCGTGATATTACCGGCACGGTTAATCTCGAAACCAGGGGGCTGGAGAATATTACTTTTTTTGAGGATGAGGTAACCTACAGCCTTCGTACAGATAAGTTCACTGAAGGTAAAGTGGAGATCCCCATCGAAGTGATCAACGTTCCAGGGGATCAAAATGTTGTTATATTCCCAAAAGAGGTTGCCTTGTTTTACCAGGTAAGCCTTAAGGATTTTGAAAAGGTTAAACCATCTTCCTTTAAAGTAGTGGTAGATTTTGAACAGGCACTTGCCAGTGAAGGGTTCCTTCTTGCACAGGTTTTGGAAAAACCCTCCTTTGTCAATAATGTACGATTGAACGAGAGAAGGATCCAATTTGTGATAAGACGATGA
- a CDS encoding response regulator transcription factor — protein sequence METENKKILLVEDDPNFGTVLKDYLAMNDYEVTHAKNGMEGFEKFKKDDFDLCILDVMMPYKDGFTLAKEIRDKNEEIPIIFLTAKAMKEDVLKGYKVGADDYLNKPFDSEVLLMKIKAIMQRKATDSVADSKQFEFQIGDFHLNSKLRFLTFRDEEPTKLSPKENELLRLLALHENDLMPRELALTKIWRDDNYFTSRSMDVYIAKLRKYLKKDENVEILNIHGEGFRLVVKNKETTEA from the coding sequence ATGGAAACTGAAAACAAAAAGATTTTACTTGTTGAAGACGATCCAAACTTTGGAACGGTATTAAAAGATTATCTGGCGATGAATGACTATGAGGTCACCCACGCCAAGAATGGAATGGAAGGTTTTGAAAAGTTCAAAAAGGACGATTTTGACCTTTGCATCCTGGATGTTATGATGCCTTACAAGGACGGGTTCACACTCGCCAAGGAAATTCGTGACAAGAATGAGGAAATTCCTATCATCTTCCTTACAGCCAAGGCTATGAAAGAGGATGTATTAAAAGGCTACAAAGTGGGGGCCGATGATTACCTGAACAAGCCATTTGACAGTGAAGTACTGTTAATGAAGATCAAGGCCATCATGCAACGTAAGGCAACAGATAGTGTTGCAGACAGTAAGCAATTTGAATTCCAGATAGGGGATTTCCACCTGAATTCAAAACTAAGGTTCTTAACTTTTAGAGATGAGGAGCCAACCAAGCTTTCACCAAAGGAGAACGAGCTGTTGCGCTTACTGGCGTTACATGAGAATGACCTTATGCCAAGAGAGCTTGCGCTTACCAAAATATGGAGGGATGATAACTATTTCACTTCCAGAAGTATGGATGTTTATATTGCCAAGCTGCGTAAGTATCTTAAAAAAGACGAGAACGTGGAGATCCTGAACATTCACGGGGAAGGCTTCCGTTTGGTAGTTAAGAATAAAGAGACAACAGAGGCTTAG
- a CDS encoding enoyl-ACP reductase FabI, with translation MSYNLLKGKRGIIFGALDENSIAWKTAERVHEEGGTFVLTNAPIALRMGTLKSLAEKTNSQIIPADATSVEDLENLVEKATEILGGKLDFVLHSIGMSVNVRKGNHYTNMNYDFTTKGWDISAVSFHKTMQVLYKKDAMNEWGSIVALTYMAAQRVFPDYNDMADNKAYLESIARSFGYFFGTEKKVRVNTISQSPTPTTAGQGVKGFDGFIAYADKMSPLGNATALECADYTVTLFSDLTKKVTLQNLYNDGGFSNMGVSQQVMQKFVDEQE, from the coding sequence ATGTCATACAATCTACTTAAAGGGAAGCGGGGAATTATCTTTGGTGCGCTGGATGAGAATTCCATTGCCTGGAAAACTGCAGAAAGAGTTCATGAAGAAGGAGGGACCTTTGTGCTAACAAATGCTCCTATAGCGTTAAGAATGGGAACTTTAAAAAGCCTTGCCGAAAAGACCAACTCCCAGATCATTCCTGCAGATGCTACCAGTGTGGAGGATCTTGAAAACCTTGTAGAGAAAGCAACAGAAATACTTGGAGGAAAGCTGGATTTCGTGCTGCACTCCATAGGAATGTCTGTCAACGTACGTAAAGGAAATCATTACACCAATATGAACTACGATTTCACCACAAAAGGCTGGGATATCTCTGCCGTTTCCTTCCACAAGACCATGCAGGTACTTTATAAGAAGGATGCCATGAATGAGTGGGGAAGTATTGTCGCTTTGACCTATATGGCCGCCCAACGCGTGTTCCCGGATTATAATGACATGGCAGATAATAAGGCCTACCTTGAGTCTATAGCCCGTAGTTTTGGATATTTCTTTGGGACTGAGAAAAAGGTAAGGGTAAATACTATATCCCAATCCCCAACCCCTACCACTGCAGGACAGGGAGTAAAAGGTTTTGACGGATTCATTGCTTATGCTGATAAAATGTCGCCTCTTGGAAATGCTACAGCTCTTGAGTGTGCAGATTATACCGTGACCCTATTCTCTGACCTTACAAAAAAAGTAACTCTACAAAATCTCTACAATGACGGTGGCTTCTCCAATATGGGTGTTAGCCAGCAGGTTATGCAAAAATTTGTTGATGAACAGGAGTAA
- a CDS encoding sensor histidine kinase, producing the protein MNKKLFLLLVVLMSLSLIGIIFVQGYWIKSTVDDKEEQFSYNARQVLINVSKELQNQELENFWFEFNQGDNTDIALDEVALMEYFQLDRDRLRNNNDIGAEGIVEGDNKISSDFLISQRDSVELANVLSQNMGGILNGNRNNGNSLTTEEKIEQLMGMNEIQRNLLRTYISEFTSRIPIHKRVSKEQISSLLKRELRNYNLDTEFEFGVYSNSLATKIHTDDFSLDYPATYSVPLYVDAVGSSNYQLLVNFTGKKKVVLSSVTLMAALSIMFTLIIVIAYSSALSQLIKQRQISQIKTDFINNMTHEFKTPIATINLALDAIKNPKIINDTSKVNRYLQMIRDENKRMNAQVENVLQISKLEKNELDLKKERLHLHEVIEEAITHVELIVEDRNGYIKTHFGALKSSVLANENHITNVVVNILDNAIKYSEEEPRVDIYTENVRNYIVMKVRDQGPGMTRTVQKKIFEKFYREHTGDIHNVKGHGLGLAYAKRILDDHHGTISVESEKGKGSTFIIKLPLIT; encoded by the coding sequence ATGAATAAAAAGTTATTCCTACTTCTCGTGGTGCTAATGAGTTTGTCACTTATTGGGATAATTTTCGTACAGGGATATTGGATTAAGAGCACGGTAGATGACAAGGAAGAGCAGTTTTCATATAACGCCCGGCAGGTTTTGATAAATGTTTCCAAAGAATTACAAAATCAGGAACTTGAGAATTTCTGGTTTGAATTCAACCAGGGAGACAATACAGATATCGCATTGGATGAAGTGGCGTTGATGGAATACTTTCAGCTGGATCGTGACAGGTTAAGAAATAATAATGATATAGGAGCAGAGGGGATTGTAGAAGGTGATAACAAAATTTCTTCAGATTTTCTAATATCACAAAGAGATAGTGTCGAGTTAGCAAATGTCTTAAGCCAGAATATGGGTGGTATACTCAACGGCAATAGAAATAATGGCAACTCATTAACCACAGAGGAGAAAATAGAGCAATTAATGGGGATGAACGAGATACAAAGAAATTTGTTGCGTACATATATTTCTGAGTTTACCTCCCGCATTCCTATACATAAGAGAGTTTCCAAAGAGCAAATTTCATCTTTGCTCAAGAGGGAACTGCGAAATTATAACCTGGATACCGAGTTTGAATTTGGGGTGTACAGCAATTCGCTGGCAACCAAAATTCATACAGATGATTTTTCGCTGGATTATCCTGCGACCTATTCTGTCCCGTTGTATGTGGATGCCGTAGGAAGTAGTAATTACCAGTTGCTGGTAAATTTTACCGGGAAGAAGAAGGTGGTATTATCCAGTGTAACATTAATGGCAGCCCTATCCATTATGTTCACCCTTATTATTGTAATTGCTTATTCCAGTGCCCTGTCACAATTGATCAAACAGAGACAGATCTCGCAGATCAAGACAGATTTTATCAATAATATGACGCATGAGTTCAAGACCCCAATTGCAACTATAAACCTGGCGCTTGATGCTATAAAGAACCCCAAGATCATAAATGATACCAGTAAAGTGAACCGGTACCTACAAATGATAAGGGATGAGAACAAGAGGATGAATGCACAGGTGGAGAACGTATTGCAAATATCAAAACTGGAAAAGAACGAGCTGGACCTTAAGAAAGAGCGGTTACACCTGCATGAAGTGATAGAAGAGGCGATCACTCACGTGGAGCTTATTGTAGAAGACAGAAATGGTTATATAAAAACACATTTTGGGGCATTAAAATCCTCTGTACTGGCAAATGAAAACCATATCACCAATGTGGTGGTAAACATACTTGACAACGCGATCAAGTATTCTGAAGAGGAGCCCAGGGTAGATATCTATACAGAGAATGTACGCAATTACATCGTGATGAAGGTGCGGGACCAGGGGCCCGGGATGACAAGGACCGTACAAAAGAAAATATTCGAAAAATTTTACCGTGAACATACGGGTGATATACATAATGTAAAAGGTCATGGTCTTGGCCTCGCATATGCAAAAAGAATCCTTGACGATCACCACGGGACCATTTCTGTGGAGAGTGAAAAAGGCAAGGGGAGTACGTTTATAATTAAATTACCATTAATAACTTAG
- the coaE gene encoding dephospho-CoA kinase (Dephospho-CoA kinase (CoaE) performs the final step in coenzyme A biosynthesis.) — translation MKVIGLTGGIGSGKTTVAGFFKELGIPVYIADEAGKTLLETNEAVRSSVIKLLGPGAYTGNIPNRKYIASRVFSSPEDLEKLNNIIHPAVAAHFEKWKQEQDAPYVIYEAAILFETGGHKKCDAVILVTATMEERLARLQKRDSSTVEEIEARMKHQWSDPKKLELANFEIKNNDLASTRAQVRNLHEILLKPSKNWGLLC, via the coding sequence ATGAAAGTAATAGGGCTCACAGGGGGGATTGGAAGTGGAAAAACCACCGTGGCCGGTTTTTTTAAGGAGCTGGGGATACCGGTCTATATTGCAGACGAAGCCGGGAAAACCCTACTTGAAACCAATGAGGCGGTAAGGTCCTCTGTTATAAAATTGCTTGGTCCGGGTGCATACACGGGAAATATCCCCAATAGAAAATATATAGCTTCCCGGGTTTTTAGTTCTCCTGAAGATCTTGAAAAACTTAATAATATTATCCACCCTGCGGTTGCTGCCCATTTTGAGAAATGGAAACAGGAGCAGGATGCTCCCTATGTAATATATGAGGCAGCGATCCTATTCGAAACCGGGGGACACAAAAAATGTGATGCGGTAATTCTCGTTACCGCGACAATGGAGGAAAGGCTCGCCCGGCTCCAAAAAAGAGACAGCAGTACGGTGGAGGAAATTGAGGCAAGAATGAAACACCAGTGGAGTGATCCTAAGAAACTCGAACTGGCGAATTTTGAAATAAAAAATAACGACCTCGCTTCAACCCGTGCACAGGTGCGAAATCTTCATGAAATTCTCTTAAAGCCTAGTAAAAATTGGGGTTTGTTATGTTAA